In the Larus michahellis chromosome 6, bLarMic1.1, whole genome shotgun sequence genome, one interval contains:
- the HLTF gene encoding helicase-like transcription factor isoform X5 → MSWRLPKLGLEDFISVDDTSGTEEDTDSAVLYGTLRGSVVGLRYYTGIVNNNEMVALQREPNNPYDKNAVKVNNVNGDQVGHIKKELAAALAGIMDNKLALIEGVVPYGAKNTFTMPVQMSFWGRDENKEAVLDHLKRHGFKLAPPLKVGSEHGFGSKWISGRAGPSYSAPVHAAVQLTTEQLKSEFDKLFEDLKEDDKSCEMEGAEAVGTLLLPHQKQALAWMVSRENSNDLPPFWEERNNFYYNILTNFAEKQRPKNVLGGILADDMGLGKTLTTIALILTNFQDGKPLPVEKITSDKCYEESRTNSMNSVGRGLCKDSSNVKEPGVSNIKKSETTPLKYSSCIPKRDKAKKPRYSGSSDLGESEEWLPQQTETTSCHVQEDSGFASVLLSASTCLKRQTKRKGTTSVQSVEKKYSDVGPRATLIVCPLSVLSNWIDQFEQHIRQDFHVNIYVYYGSDRSKDPSVLSEQDIVLTTYNILATDYGIRGDSPLHKVKWLRIVLDEGHTIRNPNAQQTKAALNLEGHRRWVLTGTPIQNSVKDLWSLISFLKLKPFTDREWWHRTIQRPVTMGARGGLGRLQSLIRSITLRRTKTSKVKGKPILELPERKVLIQHVTLTEEERQIYQSVKKEGKAAISRFFSEGTVLAHYADILGVLLRLRQLCCHPHLCINTSSSSFSADNKTPEELRETLVSKMKLVLSSGSDEECAVCLESLTLPVITRCAHVFCKPCIFEVIRSEQPNAKCPLCRNELRVEQLVECPLEEEIDTNNGKKSDQEWISSSKINALMHALIELRRDNPTAKCLVVSQFTTFLSLIENPLKESGFAFTRLDGSMAQKKRAEAIQCFQSSQAGSPTVMLLSLKAGGVGLNLTAASRVFLMDPAWNPAAEDQCFDRCHRLGQKHDVVITKFIVKDSVEENMLKIQNKKRELAAGAFATKKPSASEAKQTKINEIKALIDL, encoded by the exons ATGTCGTGGAGGCTGCCCAA ACTTGGGTTGGAAGACTTCATCTCTGTAGATGACACCTCTGGAACAGAGGAGGATACAGACTCAGCTGTCTTATATGGAACTTTGCGAGGAAGTGTTGTTGGATTACGATACTACACGGGGATT GTTAATAACAATGAAATGGTTGCACTTCAGAGGGAGCCCAATAATCCTTATGATAAAAATGCAGTGAAAGTAAATAATGTGAATGGAGACCAGGTAGGCCATATAAAAAAAGAACTAGCAGCAGCATTGGCAGGCATTATGGACAACAAACTAGCATTAATTGAAGG GGTTGTCCCTTACGGAGCGAAAAATACCTTTACCATGCCTGTACAAATGAGCTTTTGGGGAAGAGACGAGAACAAGGAAGCAGTGCTAGATCATCTAAAAAGGCACGGATTTAAATTGGCTCCTCCTCTAAAAG TAGGTTCAGAACATGGTTTTGGATCAAAGTGGATTTCTGGGAGAGCTGGTCCAAGTTACAGCGCACCGGTTCATGCTGCTGTGCAGTTGACAACTGAACAG CTTAAAAGTGAATTTGACAAATTGTTTGAGGATCTGAAGGAAGATGATAAAAGTTGTGAAATGGAAGGAGCAGAG GCTGTTGGCACACTTTTGCTTCCCCATCAGAAGCAGGCTTTGGCTTGGATGGTTTCACGTGAGAACAGTAATGATTTGCCACCGTTTTGGGAAGAGAGAAATAACTTCTATTACAATATACTTacaaattttgcagaaaagcagcgACCTAAAAATGTTCTTGGAGGAATACTGGCTGATGACATGGGGCTG GGTAAAACGCTTACTACTATTGCATTGATTCTCACAAATTTTCAAGATGGCAAGCCTCTTCCTGTTGAAAAGATCACAAGTGATAAGTGTTACGAG GAATCTCGTACTAACAGCATGAACAGCGTTGGACGCGGACTATGTAAAG ACTCTAGCAATGTGAAGGAGCCTGGTGTTTCTAACATAAAAAAGTCTGAAACTACACCGTTGAAATACTCAAGCTGTATTCCAAAAAG GGATAAAGCCAAGAAGCCCAGATATTCAGGAAGCAGTGATCTGGGAGAGTCTGAAGAATGGCTACCGCAACAAACAGAAA CAACCTCTTGTCATGTCCAAGAAGACAGTGGCTTTGCATCTGTTCTTCTATCTGCATCTACttgtttaaaaagacaaacaaagagaaaag GTACCACTAGTGTTCAGTCAGTTGAGAAGAAATACTCTGATGTTGGCCCCAGAGCAACGCTGATTGTATGTCCACTGTCTGTCCTAAGCAACTGGATT GACCAGTTTGAACAACATATCCGCCAAGattttcatgtaaatatttatgtttattatGGTTCTGACCGTAGCAAAGACCCATCAGTTCTTTCAGAACAAGACATCGTTCTGACAACGTACAACATCTTAGCTACTGATTACGGA aTCAGAGGTGACAGCCCTTTACACAAAGTCAAATGGCTGAGAATTGTGCTGGATGAAGGGCACACTATACGAAACCCAAATGCTCAGCAAACTAAAGCTGCCTTAAATCTGGAGGGACACAGAAGATGGGTACTTACAG gCACTCCTATCCAGAATTCTGTAAAGGATTTGTGGTCTCTTATTTCCTTCTTAAAACTGAAACCTTTTACTGATCGAGAGTGGTGGCACAGAACAATTCAACGTCCAGTCACAATGGGAGCTCGAGGAGGACTTGG GCGTTTACAGTCTCTGATTAGGAGTATTACCCTTAGAAGAACTAAAACAAGTAAAGTTAAAGGAAAACCCATTTTGGAGTTACCAGAACGTAAAGTACTTATTCAGCATGTTACgctgacagaggaagagagacaaaTCTATCAGTCTGTGAAGAAGGAGGGCAAAGCTGCTATTAGCAG atttttcagtGAAGGGACTGTGCTAGCTCACTATGCTGACATCCTTGGTGTCCTGCTCAGATTGAGGCAGCTTTGTTGCCATCCTCATCTTTGTATAAATACATCTTCCTCTAGTTTTTCAGCTG ATAATAAAACTCCTGAAGAACTGCGTGAGACATTAGTGAGTAAAATGAAGTTGGTTCTGAGCTCTGGTTCAGATGAAGAGTGTGCAGTTTGCTTGGAATCACTGACTCTTCCTGTGATAACACGCTGTGCGCATGTGTTTTGTAAGCCATGTATTTTTGAAGTCATCAGAAGTGAACAG CCAAATGCCAAATGCCCTCTCTGTAGGAATGAGCTTCGAGTAGAGCAGTTGGTGGAATGTCCCCTTGAAGAGGAAATAGACACCAATAATGGAAAAAAGTCTGATCAGGAGTGGATATCCAGTTCAAAG ATAAACGCTCTCATGCATGCTTTGATAGAACTCCGGAGGGATAATCCAACTGCTAAATGTCTGGTGGTTTCTCAGTTCACAACTTTCCTGTCACTGATAGAAAATCCCTTGAA AGAATCAGGGTTTGCCTTTACTCGTTTGGATGGGTCAATGGCAcagaagaaaagagcagaagcaaTTCAGTGTTTCCAAAGCAGCCAAGCAGGATCCCCAACTGTAATGCTTTTGTCTCTGAAAGCAGGTGGAGTTGGATTAAATCTGACAGCAGCTTCCCGAGTGTTTTTAATGGATCCT GCTTGGAATCCTGCTGCGGAAGACCAGTGTTTTGACAGGTGTCACAGGTTGGGTCAGAAGCATGATGTTGTTATTACAAAG ttcattgtGAAGGATTCAGTGGaagaaaatatgctgaaaattCAGAACAAGAAGAGGGAACTTGCAGCAGGAGCCTTTGCTACCAAAAAGCCTTCAGCAAgtgaagcaaaacaaaccaaaattaatgaaattaaggCTCTTATTGATTTATAG
- the HLTF gene encoding helicase-like transcription factor isoform X3, which translates to MSWRLPKDSARGCSQQNICRGERNYSSFSSSDFYSRLGLEDFISVDDTSGTEEDTDSAVLYGTLRGSVVGLRYYTGIVNNNEMVALQREPNNPYDKNAVKVNNVNGDQVGHIKKELAAALAGIMDNKLALIEGVVPYGAKNTFTMPVQMSFWGRDENKEAVLDHLKRHGFKLAPPLKVGSEHGFGSKWISGRAGPSYSAPVHAAVQLTTEQLKSEFDKLFEDLKEDDKSCEMEGAEAVGTLLLPHQKQALAWMVSRENSNDLPPFWEERNNFYYNILTNFAEKQRPKNVLGGILADDMGLGKTLTTIALILTNFQDGKPLPVEKITSDKCYEESRTNSMNSVGRGLCKDSSNVKEPGVSNIKKSETTPLKYSSCIPKRDKAKKPRYSGSSDLGESEEWLPQQTETTSCHVQEDSGFASVLLSASTCLKRQTKRKGTTSVQSVEKKYSDVGPRATLIVCPLSVLSNWIDQFEQHIRQDFHVNIYVYYGSDRSKDPSVLSEQDIVLTTYNILATDYGIRGDSPLHKVKWLRIVLDEGHTIRNPNAQQTKAALNLEGHRRWVLTGTPIQNSVKDLWSLISFLKLKPFTDREWWHRTIQRPVTMGARGGLGRLQSLIRSITLRRTKTSKVKGKPILELPERKVLIQHVTLTEEERQIYQSVKKEGKAAISRFFSEGTVLAHYADILGVLLRLRQLCCHPHLCINTSSSSFSADNKTPEELRETLVSKMKLVLSSGSDEECAVCLESLTLPVITRCAHVFCKPCIFEVIRSEQPNAKCPLCRNELRVEQLVECPLEEEIDTNNGKKSDQEWISSSKINALMHALIELRRDNPTAKCLVVSQFTTFLSLIENPLKESGFAFTRLDGSMAQKKRAEAIQCFQSSQAGSPTVMLLSLKAGGVGLNLTAASRVFLMDPAWNPAAEDQCFDRCHRLGQKHDVVITKFIVKDSVEENMLKIQNKKRELAAGAFATKKPSASEAKQTKINEIKALIDL; encoded by the exons ATGTCGTGGAGGCTGCCCAA AGATTCTGCAAGAGGATGCTCTCAACAGAACAtctgcagaggagagagaaactattccagtttttcctcttctgacttTTACTCCAGACTTGGGTTGGAAGACTTCATCTCTGTAGATGACACCTCTGGAACAGAGGAGGATACAGACTCAGCTGTCTTATATGGAACTTTGCGAGGAAGTGTTGTTGGATTACGATACTACACGGGGATT GTTAATAACAATGAAATGGTTGCACTTCAGAGGGAGCCCAATAATCCTTATGATAAAAATGCAGTGAAAGTAAATAATGTGAATGGAGACCAGGTAGGCCATATAAAAAAAGAACTAGCAGCAGCATTGGCAGGCATTATGGACAACAAACTAGCATTAATTGAAGG GGTTGTCCCTTACGGAGCGAAAAATACCTTTACCATGCCTGTACAAATGAGCTTTTGGGGAAGAGACGAGAACAAGGAAGCAGTGCTAGATCATCTAAAAAGGCACGGATTTAAATTGGCTCCTCCTCTAAAAG TAGGTTCAGAACATGGTTTTGGATCAAAGTGGATTTCTGGGAGAGCTGGTCCAAGTTACAGCGCACCGGTTCATGCTGCTGTGCAGTTGACAACTGAACAG CTTAAAAGTGAATTTGACAAATTGTTTGAGGATCTGAAGGAAGATGATAAAAGTTGTGAAATGGAAGGAGCAGAG GCTGTTGGCACACTTTTGCTTCCCCATCAGAAGCAGGCTTTGGCTTGGATGGTTTCACGTGAGAACAGTAATGATTTGCCACCGTTTTGGGAAGAGAGAAATAACTTCTATTACAATATACTTacaaattttgcagaaaagcagcgACCTAAAAATGTTCTTGGAGGAATACTGGCTGATGACATGGGGCTG GGTAAAACGCTTACTACTATTGCATTGATTCTCACAAATTTTCAAGATGGCAAGCCTCTTCCTGTTGAAAAGATCACAAGTGATAAGTGTTACGAG GAATCTCGTACTAACAGCATGAACAGCGTTGGACGCGGACTATGTAAAG ACTCTAGCAATGTGAAGGAGCCTGGTGTTTCTAACATAAAAAAGTCTGAAACTACACCGTTGAAATACTCAAGCTGTATTCCAAAAAG GGATAAAGCCAAGAAGCCCAGATATTCAGGAAGCAGTGATCTGGGAGAGTCTGAAGAATGGCTACCGCAACAAACAGAAA CAACCTCTTGTCATGTCCAAGAAGACAGTGGCTTTGCATCTGTTCTTCTATCTGCATCTACttgtttaaaaagacaaacaaagagaaaag GTACCACTAGTGTTCAGTCAGTTGAGAAGAAATACTCTGATGTTGGCCCCAGAGCAACGCTGATTGTATGTCCACTGTCTGTCCTAAGCAACTGGATT GACCAGTTTGAACAACATATCCGCCAAGattttcatgtaaatatttatgtttattatGGTTCTGACCGTAGCAAAGACCCATCAGTTCTTTCAGAACAAGACATCGTTCTGACAACGTACAACATCTTAGCTACTGATTACGGA aTCAGAGGTGACAGCCCTTTACACAAAGTCAAATGGCTGAGAATTGTGCTGGATGAAGGGCACACTATACGAAACCCAAATGCTCAGCAAACTAAAGCTGCCTTAAATCTGGAGGGACACAGAAGATGGGTACTTACAG gCACTCCTATCCAGAATTCTGTAAAGGATTTGTGGTCTCTTATTTCCTTCTTAAAACTGAAACCTTTTACTGATCGAGAGTGGTGGCACAGAACAATTCAACGTCCAGTCACAATGGGAGCTCGAGGAGGACTTGG GCGTTTACAGTCTCTGATTAGGAGTATTACCCTTAGAAGAACTAAAACAAGTAAAGTTAAAGGAAAACCCATTTTGGAGTTACCAGAACGTAAAGTACTTATTCAGCATGTTACgctgacagaggaagagagacaaaTCTATCAGTCTGTGAAGAAGGAGGGCAAAGCTGCTATTAGCAG atttttcagtGAAGGGACTGTGCTAGCTCACTATGCTGACATCCTTGGTGTCCTGCTCAGATTGAGGCAGCTTTGTTGCCATCCTCATCTTTGTATAAATACATCTTCCTCTAGTTTTTCAGCTG ATAATAAAACTCCTGAAGAACTGCGTGAGACATTAGTGAGTAAAATGAAGTTGGTTCTGAGCTCTGGTTCAGATGAAGAGTGTGCAGTTTGCTTGGAATCACTGACTCTTCCTGTGATAACACGCTGTGCGCATGTGTTTTGTAAGCCATGTATTTTTGAAGTCATCAGAAGTGAACAG CCAAATGCCAAATGCCCTCTCTGTAGGAATGAGCTTCGAGTAGAGCAGTTGGTGGAATGTCCCCTTGAAGAGGAAATAGACACCAATAATGGAAAAAAGTCTGATCAGGAGTGGATATCCAGTTCAAAG ATAAACGCTCTCATGCATGCTTTGATAGAACTCCGGAGGGATAATCCAACTGCTAAATGTCTGGTGGTTTCTCAGTTCACAACTTTCCTGTCACTGATAGAAAATCCCTTGAA AGAATCAGGGTTTGCCTTTACTCGTTTGGATGGGTCAATGGCAcagaagaaaagagcagaagcaaTTCAGTGTTTCCAAAGCAGCCAAGCAGGATCCCCAACTGTAATGCTTTTGTCTCTGAAAGCAGGTGGAGTTGGATTAAATCTGACAGCAGCTTCCCGAGTGTTTTTAATGGATCCT GCTTGGAATCCTGCTGCGGAAGACCAGTGTTTTGACAGGTGTCACAGGTTGGGTCAGAAGCATGATGTTGTTATTACAAAG ttcattgtGAAGGATTCAGTGGaagaaaatatgctgaaaattCAGAACAAGAAGAGGGAACTTGCAGCAGGAGCCTTTGCTACCAAAAAGCCTTCAGCAAgtgaagcaaaacaaaccaaaattaatgaaattaaggCTCTTATTGATTTATAG
- the HLTF gene encoding helicase-like transcription factor isoform X6 has product MSWRLPKLGLEDFISVDDTSGTEEDTDSAVLYGTLRGSVVGLRYYTGIVNNNEMVALQREPNNPYDKNAVKVNNVNGDQVGHIKKELAAALAGIMDNKLALIEGVVPYGAKNTFTMPVQMSFWGRDENKEAVLDHLKRHGFKLAPPLKGSEHGFGSKWISGRAGPSYSAPVHAAVQLTTEQLKSEFDKLFEDLKEDDKSCEMEGAEAVGTLLLPHQKQALAWMVSRENSNDLPPFWEERNNFYYNILTNFAEKQRPKNVLGGILADDMGLGKTLTTIALILTNFQDGKPLPVEKITSDKCYEESRTNSMNSVGRGLCKDSSNVKEPGVSNIKKSETTPLKYSSCIPKRDKAKKPRYSGSSDLGESEEWLPQQTETTSCHVQEDSGFASVLLSASTCLKRQTKRKGTTSVQSVEKKYSDVGPRATLIVCPLSVLSNWIDQFEQHIRQDFHVNIYVYYGSDRSKDPSVLSEQDIVLTTYNILATDYGIRGDSPLHKVKWLRIVLDEGHTIRNPNAQQTKAALNLEGHRRWVLTGTPIQNSVKDLWSLISFLKLKPFTDREWWHRTIQRPVTMGARGGLGRLQSLIRSITLRRTKTSKVKGKPILELPERKVLIQHVTLTEEERQIYQSVKKEGKAAISRFFSEGTVLAHYADILGVLLRLRQLCCHPHLCINTSSSSFSADNKTPEELRETLVSKMKLVLSSGSDEECAVCLESLTLPVITRCAHVFCKPCIFEVIRSEQPNAKCPLCRNELRVEQLVECPLEEEIDTNNGKKSDQEWISSSKINALMHALIELRRDNPTAKCLVVSQFTTFLSLIENPLKESGFAFTRLDGSMAQKKRAEAIQCFQSSQAGSPTVMLLSLKAGGVGLNLTAASRVFLMDPAWNPAAEDQCFDRCHRLGQKHDVVITKFIVKDSVEENMLKIQNKKRELAAGAFATKKPSASEAKQTKINEIKALIDL; this is encoded by the exons ATGTCGTGGAGGCTGCCCAA ACTTGGGTTGGAAGACTTCATCTCTGTAGATGACACCTCTGGAACAGAGGAGGATACAGACTCAGCTGTCTTATATGGAACTTTGCGAGGAAGTGTTGTTGGATTACGATACTACACGGGGATT GTTAATAACAATGAAATGGTTGCACTTCAGAGGGAGCCCAATAATCCTTATGATAAAAATGCAGTGAAAGTAAATAATGTGAATGGAGACCAGGTAGGCCATATAAAAAAAGAACTAGCAGCAGCATTGGCAGGCATTATGGACAACAAACTAGCATTAATTGAAGG GGTTGTCCCTTACGGAGCGAAAAATACCTTTACCATGCCTGTACAAATGAGCTTTTGGGGAAGAGACGAGAACAAGGAAGCAGTGCTAGATCATCTAAAAAGGCACGGATTTAAATTGGCTCCTCCTCTAAAAG GTTCAGAACATGGTTTTGGATCAAAGTGGATTTCTGGGAGAGCTGGTCCAAGTTACAGCGCACCGGTTCATGCTGCTGTGCAGTTGACAACTGAACAG CTTAAAAGTGAATTTGACAAATTGTTTGAGGATCTGAAGGAAGATGATAAAAGTTGTGAAATGGAAGGAGCAGAG GCTGTTGGCACACTTTTGCTTCCCCATCAGAAGCAGGCTTTGGCTTGGATGGTTTCACGTGAGAACAGTAATGATTTGCCACCGTTTTGGGAAGAGAGAAATAACTTCTATTACAATATACTTacaaattttgcagaaaagcagcgACCTAAAAATGTTCTTGGAGGAATACTGGCTGATGACATGGGGCTG GGTAAAACGCTTACTACTATTGCATTGATTCTCACAAATTTTCAAGATGGCAAGCCTCTTCCTGTTGAAAAGATCACAAGTGATAAGTGTTACGAG GAATCTCGTACTAACAGCATGAACAGCGTTGGACGCGGACTATGTAAAG ACTCTAGCAATGTGAAGGAGCCTGGTGTTTCTAACATAAAAAAGTCTGAAACTACACCGTTGAAATACTCAAGCTGTATTCCAAAAAG GGATAAAGCCAAGAAGCCCAGATATTCAGGAAGCAGTGATCTGGGAGAGTCTGAAGAATGGCTACCGCAACAAACAGAAA CAACCTCTTGTCATGTCCAAGAAGACAGTGGCTTTGCATCTGTTCTTCTATCTGCATCTACttgtttaaaaagacaaacaaagagaaaag GTACCACTAGTGTTCAGTCAGTTGAGAAGAAATACTCTGATGTTGGCCCCAGAGCAACGCTGATTGTATGTCCACTGTCTGTCCTAAGCAACTGGATT GACCAGTTTGAACAACATATCCGCCAAGattttcatgtaaatatttatgtttattatGGTTCTGACCGTAGCAAAGACCCATCAGTTCTTTCAGAACAAGACATCGTTCTGACAACGTACAACATCTTAGCTACTGATTACGGA aTCAGAGGTGACAGCCCTTTACACAAAGTCAAATGGCTGAGAATTGTGCTGGATGAAGGGCACACTATACGAAACCCAAATGCTCAGCAAACTAAAGCTGCCTTAAATCTGGAGGGACACAGAAGATGGGTACTTACAG gCACTCCTATCCAGAATTCTGTAAAGGATTTGTGGTCTCTTATTTCCTTCTTAAAACTGAAACCTTTTACTGATCGAGAGTGGTGGCACAGAACAATTCAACGTCCAGTCACAATGGGAGCTCGAGGAGGACTTGG GCGTTTACAGTCTCTGATTAGGAGTATTACCCTTAGAAGAACTAAAACAAGTAAAGTTAAAGGAAAACCCATTTTGGAGTTACCAGAACGTAAAGTACTTATTCAGCATGTTACgctgacagaggaagagagacaaaTCTATCAGTCTGTGAAGAAGGAGGGCAAAGCTGCTATTAGCAG atttttcagtGAAGGGACTGTGCTAGCTCACTATGCTGACATCCTTGGTGTCCTGCTCAGATTGAGGCAGCTTTGTTGCCATCCTCATCTTTGTATAAATACATCTTCCTCTAGTTTTTCAGCTG ATAATAAAACTCCTGAAGAACTGCGTGAGACATTAGTGAGTAAAATGAAGTTGGTTCTGAGCTCTGGTTCAGATGAAGAGTGTGCAGTTTGCTTGGAATCACTGACTCTTCCTGTGATAACACGCTGTGCGCATGTGTTTTGTAAGCCATGTATTTTTGAAGTCATCAGAAGTGAACAG CCAAATGCCAAATGCCCTCTCTGTAGGAATGAGCTTCGAGTAGAGCAGTTGGTGGAATGTCCCCTTGAAGAGGAAATAGACACCAATAATGGAAAAAAGTCTGATCAGGAGTGGATATCCAGTTCAAAG ATAAACGCTCTCATGCATGCTTTGATAGAACTCCGGAGGGATAATCCAACTGCTAAATGTCTGGTGGTTTCTCAGTTCACAACTTTCCTGTCACTGATAGAAAATCCCTTGAA AGAATCAGGGTTTGCCTTTACTCGTTTGGATGGGTCAATGGCAcagaagaaaagagcagaagcaaTTCAGTGTTTCCAAAGCAGCCAAGCAGGATCCCCAACTGTAATGCTTTTGTCTCTGAAAGCAGGTGGAGTTGGATTAAATCTGACAGCAGCTTCCCGAGTGTTTTTAATGGATCCT GCTTGGAATCCTGCTGCGGAAGACCAGTGTTTTGACAGGTGTCACAGGTTGGGTCAGAAGCATGATGTTGTTATTACAAAG ttcattgtGAAGGATTCAGTGGaagaaaatatgctgaaaattCAGAACAAGAAGAGGGAACTTGCAGCAGGAGCCTTTGCTACCAAAAAGCCTTCAGCAAgtgaagcaaaacaaaccaaaattaatgaaattaaggCTCTTATTGATTTATAG